The following proteins come from a genomic window of Macaca fascicularis isolate 582-1 chromosome 8, T2T-MFA8v1.1:
- the GOT1L1 gene encoding putative aspartate aminotransferase, cytoplasmic 2: MPTLSVFMDVPLAHKLEGSLLKTYKQDDCPHKMFLAYRVCMTNEGHPWVSLVVQKTRLQISQDPSLDYEYLPTMGLKSFIQASLELLFGKHSQAIVENRVAGVHTVGDSGAFQLGVQFLRAWHKDARIVYIISSQKELHGLVFQDMGFTVCEYSIWDPKKLCVDPDILLNVVEQIPHGCVLVIGNIIDCKLTPSGWAKLVSMIKSKQIFPFFDIPCQGLYTGDLEEDTRILQYFVSQGFEFFCSQSLSKNFGIYDEGVGILVVVAVNNQQLLGVLSQLKGLAEALWLNPPNTGARIITSILCNPALLAEWKQSLKEVVENIMLTKEKVKEKLRLLGTPGSWGHITEQSGTHGYLGLNSQQVEYLVRKKHIYIPKNSQINFSCINANNINYITEGINEAVLLSEGSEICLPKEKKP, encoded by the exons ATGCCCACCCTTTCAGTGTTCATGGATGTGCCCCTCGCTCACAAGCTAGAGGGCAGCTTGTTAAAGACCTACAAACAAGATGATTGCCCACACAAGATGTTCTTAGCCTATAGAG TCTGCATGACAAATGAAGGCCATCCCTGGGTTTCTCTCGTGGTGCAGAAGACCCGACTACAGATTTCACAGGATCCCTCCCTGGATTATGAGTACTTGCCCACCATGGGCCTGAAATCATTCATCCAGGCCTCTCTAGAACTCCTCTTTGGAAAGCACAGCCAAGCCATTGTGGAGAACCGG GTAGCGGGTGTACATACTGTTGGTGACAGTGGTGCCTTCCAGCTTGGGGTCCAGTTTCTCAGAGCTTGGCATAAGGATGCTCGTATAGTTTACATCATCTCTTCTCAAAAAG AACTGCATGGACTCGTCTTCCAGGACATGGGCTTTACAGTTTGTGAATACTCCATCTGGGACCCCAAGAAGCTATGCGTGGACCCCGACATACTCCTCAATGTGGTGGAG CAGATCCCACATGGCTGTGTCCTTGTGATTGGGAACATTATCGACTGCAAGTTGACACCAAGTGGGTGGGCAAAGTTGGTGTCCATGATAAAG AGCAAGCAGATATTCCCATTTTTTGATATTCCCTGTCAAGGTTTATACACCGGTGACTTGGAAGAAGATACTAGAATCTTACAATACTTTGTGTCTCAGGGCTTTGAGTTCTTCTGCAGCCAGTCTCTGTCCAAGAATTTTGGCATTTATG ATGAAGGAGTGGGGATCCTAGTGGTGGTGGCAGTCAACAACCAGCAGCTGCTGGGTGTCCTCTCCCAGCTGAAGGGATTAGCCGAGGCCCTGTGGCTAAATCCTCCCAACACGGGTGCACGCATCATCACCTCCATCCTCTGCAACCCTGCTCTGCTGGCAGAATG GAAGCAGAGTCTAAAAGAAGTTGTAGAGAACATCATGTTAACCAAggaaaaagtgaaggagaaactcCGGCTCCTGGGAACCCCTGGGTCTTGGGGTCACATCACTGAGCAGAGTGGGACCCATGGCTATCTTGGACTCAACT CCCAGCAGGTGGAATACCTGGTCAGGAAGAAGCACATCTACATCCCCAAGAACAGTCAGATTAACTTCAGCTGCATCAATGCCAACAACATAAATTACATCACTGAGGGCATCAATGAGGCTGTCCTCCTCTCAGAGGGCTCAGAGATATgtcttccaaaggaaaaaaaaccctga